The Antedon mediterranea chromosome 7, ecAntMedi1.1, whole genome shotgun sequence genome has a segment encoding these proteins:
- the LOC140054606 gene encoding uncharacterized protein → MRWKSCITTFVALAITMFTLYTCVKVLFQGFILETNDIVKNVKLSVPITRNPKRRPVYSYNTDGRVHTSNTTIDISKEIDLLELDRRIVIAAGFSNKETYTGLGMITSIQAHMPNKKIIIYDLGISKHKVKSMKWMCNVEIRKINYTFYPSHVEMHDNMAWKILAIKELLMEYGAVLFVSPKIRLRAPVSILLQYASKHHGIIGKVNYNNKTIDVTHPSLYRKFGLKYDIFKMFPDSPMLSDDALLFVNNSAIYPTILQPLMSCTLTHTCIAPTGSVKRDVNPVGQIHTHHYAMSALTLLMYRNFNKTWVDDTHVHDVMDKLCQPAPYASINDHQWAHYCNPPKKEVNCHSGKC, encoded by the exons ATGAGGTGGAAATCATGCATTACTACATTTGTTGCACTTGCTATTACGATGTTTACTTTATATACCtgtgtcaaag TTCTTTTTCAAGGCTTCATTTTAGAAACCAACGATATAgtgaaaaatgttaaattgtcCGTACCAATAACACGGAATCCAAAAAGAAGGCCTGTCTACAGCTACAACACCGACGGCCGTGTACACACCAGTAATACCACAATTGACATTAGCAAGGAAATAGATTTATTAGAATTGGACAGAAGGATAGTTATTGCGGCAGGGTTTAGTAACAAAGAAACTTACACAGGCCTAGGAATGATAACGTCTATTCAGGCCCATATGCCTAacaagaaaattattatttatgatcTTGGAATTAGTAAACATAAAGTTAAATCT ATGAAATGGATGTGCAATGTTGAAATTAGAAAGATTAATTACACCTTTTACCCAAGTCATGTTGAAATGCATGACAACATGGCATGGAAAATACTAGCAATTAAA GAACTTTTGATGGAATATGGTGCTGTTTTGTTTGTTAGTCCCAAGATTCGACTCAGAGCCCCCGTAAGCATTCTCCTTCAATATGCCAGTAAACATCATGGAATAATCGGAAAAGTAAACTACAACAACAAGACTATTGATGTAACGCATCCCAGTCTCTATCGGAAATTTGGTTTAAAATACGATATATTTAAGATGTTTCCCGATAGTCCGATGCTCTCAGATGATGCATTGCTATTTGTAAATAATTCTGCAATATATCCAACGATATTACAACCATTGATGTCATGTACTTTGACACATACATGCATTGCACCTACTGGGTCGGTAAAACGAGATGTAAATCCAGTTGGGCAAATTCACACCCATCACTACGCGATGTCGGCTTTAACTTTGTTAATGTATCGGAACTTTAACAAGACGTGGGTTGATGATACGCATGTGCATGACGTAATGGATAAGTTGTGTCAACCAGCGCCTTACGCGTCTATCAATGATCATCAATGGGCACATTACTGTAATCCTCCGAAGAAAGAGGTAAATTGTCACTCGGGGAAATGCTAG